One Sparus aurata chromosome 5, fSpaAur1.1, whole genome shotgun sequence genomic window carries:
- the ap3m2 gene encoding AP-3 complex subunit mu-2, which yields MIHSLFLVNASGDIFLEKHWKSVVSRSVCDYFFEAQERATEPENVPPVIPTPHHYLISVLRHRIYFVAVIQSEVPPLFVIEFLHRVVDTFQDYFGVCTEAAIKDNVVVVYELLEEMLDNGFPLATESNILKELIKPPTILRTMVNTITGSTNVGEQLPTGQLSVVPWRRTGVKYTNNEAYFDVVEEIDAIIDKSGSTITAEIQGVIDACVKLTGMPDLTLSFMNPRLLDDVSFHPCVRFKRWEAERILSFIPPDGNFRLLSYHVSSQNLVAIPVYVKHNITFREGSSQGRFDLTLGPKQTMGKAVESVLVSSQLPRGVLNANLNPSQGTYTFDPVTKMLSWDVGKINPQKLPSLKGTMSLQAGASKPDENPSINIQFKIQQMAISGLKVNRLDMYGEKYKPFKGIKYMTKAGKFQVRT from the exons ATGATCCACAGCCTGTTCCTGGTTAACGCCTCAGGGGACATTTTCCTGGAGAAGCACTGGAAGAGCGTGGTCAGCCGCTCTGTATGTGACTACTTCTTTGAGGCGCAGGAGCGCGCCACTGAGCCTGAGAACGTCCCACCAGTGATCCCCACGCCGCATCACTACCTTATCAGTGTGCTCAGGCATCGCATCTACTTTGTCGCAGTCATCCAGAGCGAGGTGCCTCCGCTGTTTGTCATCGAGTTTCTGCACAGAGTCGTCGACACGTTCCAG GATTATTTTGGAGTGTGTACAGAAGCTGCTATTAAGGACAATGTGGTAGTGGTCTATGAGCTACTGGAGGAGATGCTGGACAACGGCTTTCCTCTGGCCACAGAGTCCAACATTCTCAAAGAGCTCATTAAGCCCCCAACCATCCTCCGCACAATGGTCAATACCATCACAG GCAGCACCAATGTTGGTGAGCAGCTCCCTACAGGCCAGCTGTCAGTGGTTCCCTGGCGACGCACCGGAGTCAAATATACCAACAATGAAGCCTATTTTGACGTGGTGGAGGAGATCGATGCCATCATCGATAAATCAG GCTCCACTATCACAGCAGAAATTCAGGGAGTCATTGATGCTTGTGTAAAACTAACAGGCATGCCCGACCTCACTCTCTCATTTATG AATCCTAGGCTGCTGGATGATGTCAGCTTCCACCCATGTGTTCGGTTCAAGCGCTGGGAAGCTGAGCGGATCCTCTCCTTCATCCCCCCTGATGGAAACTTCCGGTTGCTCTCCTACCATGTCAGCTCTCAGAA CCTGGTGGCGATCCCAGTGTATGtcaaacacaacatcacattcAGGGAGGGAAGCTCCCAGGGACGTTTTGACCTGACCCTGGGACCCAAACAGACTATGGGAAAGGCTGTGGAGTCGGTTCTAGtcagcagccagcttccacgAGGTGTCCTCAATGCCAACCTCAACCCCTCCCAGGGAACATACACCTTTGACCCAGTCACAAAG ATGTTGTCATGGGATGTTGGAAAGATCAATCCACAGAAGCTTCCCAGCCTGAAAGGCACCATGAGCCTGCAGGCTGGCGCCTCCAAACCTGATGAGAACCCCAGCATCAACATCCAGTTCAAGATCCAACAGATGGCCATCTCAG GACTGAAGGTGAATCGACTGGACATGTACGGTGAGAAGTATAAACCTTTCAAAGGCATCAAATACATGACGAAGGCTGGCAAGTTCCAGGTGCGGACATAA